From a region of the Paraburkholderia caribensis genome:
- a CDS encoding (2Fe-2S)-binding protein, whose amino-acid sequence MTISLLVNRQRHTVPAAPETPLLYVLRNDLALNGAKFGCGQAQCGACTVMLGKTPVRSCVFPVGAVRGEPVTTVEGLGTPEHPHPLQQAFIAEQAAQCGYCSSGMLMAARALLEANPHADESAVRAALAGQKCRCGAHNRIVRAVLRAAEAMRA is encoded by the coding sequence ATGACGATTTCGCTGCTGGTGAACCGGCAACGGCACACTGTTCCCGCGGCGCCAGAGACGCCGCTGCTTTATGTGCTGCGCAACGATCTCGCGCTGAACGGCGCCAAGTTCGGCTGCGGACAGGCGCAATGCGGTGCATGTACGGTGATGCTCGGCAAGACACCCGTGCGCTCGTGCGTGTTCCCGGTCGGCGCCGTGCGCGGGGAGCCCGTGACGACGGTCGAGGGGCTCGGCACACCTGAGCATCCGCACCCGTTGCAGCAGGCCTTCATCGCCGAGCAGGCGGCGCAGTGCGGTTACTGTTCCAGCGGCATGCTGATGGCGGCCCGGGCATTGCTGGAGGCGAACCCGCACGCCGACGAGAGCGCGGTGCGCGCCGCGCTGGCCGGGCAGAAATGCCGTTGCGGCGCGCACAACCGGATCGTGCGCGCAGTGTTGCGGGCAGCGGAGGCGATGCGCGCATGA
- a CDS encoding amidohydrolase family protein: MKDKIALEEHFAIDQTIADSQVYARPEVWTTLRANLLDFEQQRLEQMEEWGTAYSILSLNSPAVQAIPDAGQANDVARRANDVLAEQINRHPTRFGGFAALPMQDPELAARELERCVNELGFHGFLVNGFSQVGDAETVVYYDDPRYEGFWARAAALNKPFYMHPRDPLLSHAKIFDGAHWLTGPTWAFAAETSMHALRLLSSGLFDRHPRLQMILGHFGEGIPFNVWRIDHILRKGRRGMPCEREIGAYLRENVYITTSGNFRTPTLLSTMLEVGSDRIMYSVDYPFEKHEDAARWFDRCEISENDRHKIGRDNARRLFGLA, encoded by the coding sequence ATGAAAGACAAGATCGCGCTGGAAGAACACTTCGCCATCGACCAGACCATCGCCGACTCGCAGGTATATGCACGTCCGGAAGTGTGGACGACGCTGCGCGCCAATCTGCTCGACTTCGAGCAGCAGCGCCTCGAACAGATGGAAGAATGGGGCACCGCATATTCGATCCTGTCGCTGAACTCGCCGGCCGTACAGGCGATTCCGGACGCCGGCCAGGCCAACGACGTTGCGCGCCGCGCCAACGACGTGCTCGCCGAGCAGATCAACCGTCATCCGACGCGCTTCGGCGGTTTTGCCGCGTTGCCCATGCAGGACCCCGAACTCGCCGCGCGCGAACTCGAGCGCTGCGTGAACGAGCTGGGCTTTCACGGCTTTCTGGTAAACGGCTTCTCGCAGGTCGGCGACGCAGAGACGGTCGTCTACTACGACGATCCGCGCTATGAGGGCTTCTGGGCACGCGCCGCCGCGCTGAACAAGCCGTTCTACATGCATCCGCGCGACCCGCTGCTGTCGCACGCGAAGATATTCGACGGTGCGCACTGGCTGACGGGCCCGACATGGGCGTTTGCGGCCGAAACCAGCATGCACGCGCTGCGCCTGCTGTCGAGTGGGCTTTTCGACCGTCATCCCCGCTTGCAGATGATTCTCGGCCATTTCGGCGAGGGCATTCCGTTCAACGTCTGGCGTATCGATCACATCCTGCGCAAGGGCCGCCGCGGCATGCCATGCGAACGTGAGATCGGCGCATACCTGCGGGAGAACGTGTACATCACGACGAGCGGCAATTTCCGCACGCCGACCCTGCTTTCGACGATGCTCGAAGTCGGCAGCGACCGCATCATGTACTCGGTCGACTATCCGTTCGAAAAGCACGAGGACGCAGCGCGCTGGTTCGATCGCTGCGAGATCAGCGAGAACGACCGGCACAAGATTGGCCGGGACAACGCGCGCCGCCTGTTTGGTCTTGCATGA
- a CDS encoding hybrid sensor histidine kinase/response regulator, protein MNDDTAPATGFSAVWLRLWAESTDDYSIFALSPDGIVMTWNPGGERIQGYTADEVIGQPFSVFYTETERASGVPEAALKAAASSGRYVTEGWRVRKDGSRFWANVVMTALRDSTGQLLGFGKVVQDVSDKKAAHDAVLESERSFRLLVQGVTDYAIFRLSPDGRVTSWNSGARRIKGYSESEIVGSHFSRFYAPEDVAAGVPFRGLETARREGRFEAEGWRVRKDGSRFWAHVVIDAIRENGELVGFAKVTRDITERRRASELLEQTQRALFQAQKMEALGKLTGGVAHDFNNVLQVLRGNLEVLESRYGRDSWSAERLGKAIDAVDRGAKLASQLLAFGRQQPLAPVVMNPAHQLRALDDLLRRALGETIEIESVVAGGLWNILADPHQLENVILNLAINARDAMPDGGKLTLELANATLDDEYVSTVPDVSPGQYVMLAVTDTGTGMTREVMERAFDPFFSTKPEGQGTGLGLSMAYGFVRQSGGHIKLYSEIGEGTTVRIYLPRSTGTAVEFPPRTSRSVEHGEETILVVEDDPQVQSTVVELLTGLGYAVLKANDAQQALAVVASGVHIDLLFTDVVMPGPLRSPDMARQAARMLPGLKVLFTSGYTQNAIVHGGRLDPGVELLSKPYSRQQLAMKVRQVLGDSDGDSKAMEQPMTGSVDGPNGPVSRPEELRVLAVDDDRASLDALCELLQLLGIDARRAENAAAALEVLEAIDVDVLLTDVVMPDMSGLELARRAAAMHPGLKVIFASGKRLPDQQTMTFDWSALRKPYTFAQLQDALQSAGYRQEKRKAGGGGADRIRHPGDKPGAGS, encoded by the coding sequence ATGAACGACGACACAGCACCCGCCACTGGCTTTAGCGCTGTCTGGCTTCGGCTATGGGCCGAGTCGACTGACGACTATTCCATTTTCGCCCTCTCGCCTGACGGCATCGTGATGACCTGGAACCCGGGAGGCGAACGTATCCAGGGTTACACGGCTGATGAAGTTATAGGGCAGCCATTCTCCGTGTTTTACACGGAGACCGAGCGTGCCTCGGGCGTGCCCGAGGCCGCGCTCAAAGCTGCGGCCAGTTCGGGGCGCTATGTTACTGAAGGATGGCGTGTACGAAAGGACGGCTCGAGGTTCTGGGCCAATGTCGTCATGACAGCACTTCGTGACAGCACCGGCCAGCTTCTGGGCTTTGGAAAGGTCGTTCAGGATGTCAGCGACAAAAAGGCGGCTCACGATGCCGTGCTCGAAAGCGAGCGGAGCTTTCGCCTGCTGGTTCAGGGCGTCACCGACTATGCCATCTTCAGGCTGTCGCCCGACGGGCGGGTCACAAGCTGGAACTCCGGCGCCCGGCGAATCAAGGGATACAGCGAAAGCGAGATCGTCGGCTCGCATTTTTCGAGGTTTTACGCGCCCGAGGACGTGGCGGCCGGGGTGCCATTTCGCGGCCTGGAGACGGCAAGACGCGAGGGCCGTTTCGAGGCAGAAGGCTGGCGCGTGCGGAAGGACGGCAGCCGCTTCTGGGCGCATGTCGTCATTGACGCGATACGCGAGAATGGTGAGCTCGTCGGATTTGCGAAGGTCACGCGGGACATTACCGAGCGTCGGCGTGCATCGGAACTGCTCGAGCAAACGCAGCGTGCTTTGTTCCAGGCGCAAAAAATGGAGGCGCTGGGGAAACTGACGGGCGGGGTCGCGCACGATTTCAACAATGTACTGCAGGTGCTACGGGGAAACCTGGAAGTACTCGAAAGCAGGTACGGTCGCGACAGCTGGAGCGCCGAGCGCCTGGGCAAGGCGATTGACGCCGTGGATCGCGGCGCGAAACTGGCCTCGCAGCTGCTCGCCTTCGGACGTCAGCAGCCGCTGGCGCCCGTCGTCATGAATCCCGCACACCAGCTTCGCGCGCTGGACGACCTGTTGCGCAGGGCGCTGGGCGAGACGATCGAGATCGAGTCTGTAGTCGCGGGCGGTCTCTGGAACATCCTTGCCGATCCCCATCAGCTGGAAAACGTGATTCTGAATCTGGCCATCAACGCGCGCGACGCAATGCCGGATGGCGGGAAGCTCACGCTCGAACTCGCCAACGCGACGCTGGACGACGAGTATGTATCGACGGTTCCTGACGTCAGCCCCGGACAGTACGTCATGCTGGCTGTCACGGACACGGGAACCGGCATGACCCGGGAAGTGATGGAACGCGCTTTCGATCCCTTCTTCAGCACGAAACCGGAAGGCCAGGGTACAGGCCTCGGGCTGAGCATGGCGTATGGGTTCGTCAGACAGAGTGGCGGGCACATCAAGCTCTACAGCGAGATTGGCGAAGGAACAACCGTCAGGATTTATTTACCCCGCTCGACCGGTACGGCAGTCGAATTCCCGCCTCGTACGAGTCGCAGCGTAGAGCATGGCGAAGAGACCATTCTCGTGGTTGAGGATGATCCGCAGGTCCAGTCGACGGTCGTCGAGCTTCTGACCGGTCTAGGCTACGCCGTGTTGAAGGCCAATGACGCGCAACAGGCACTGGCCGTCGTCGCGAGCGGCGTGCACATCGATCTGCTATTCACGGATGTCGTGATGCCGGGGCCGTTGCGTAGCCCCGACATGGCACGGCAAGCCGCCCGGATGCTACCGGGACTGAAAGTGCTTTTCACTTCAGGGTACACACAGAACGCTATCGTGCACGGCGGCCGGCTGGACCCGGGCGTGGAACTGCTCAGCAAACCGTACAGCCGTCAGCAGCTCGCGATGAAAGTGCGGCAGGTCCTCGGCGACAGTGATGGCGATAGCAAGGCGATGGAACAGCCGATGACCGGGTCCGTCGATGGCCCGAATGGTCCCGTCTCGCGCCCCGAAGAATTGCGCGTCCTCGCGGTCGACGATGACCGCGCGTCGCTCGACGCGCTCTGTGAACTCCTCCAGCTGCTGGGAATCGACGCACGGCGTGCCGAAAACGCAGCGGCAGCTCTCGAAGTGCTAGAAGCAATCGACGTCGACGTTCTTCTCACAGACGTGGTCATGCCCGACATGTCCGGGCTGGAACTGGCGCGCCGCGCAGCGGCCATGCATCCCGGCCTCAAGGTCATCTTTGCTTCTGGAAAGAGGCTGCCGGACCAGCAGACCATGACATTCGACTGGTCGGCGCTTCGCAAGCCGTACACGTTCGCGCAGTTGCAGGATGCCCTGCAGTCAGCCGGTTACCGGCAGGAAAAGCGGAAAGCCGGCGGGGGCGGCGCCGACAGAATCCGCCACCCAGGCGATAAACCGGGCGCTGGATCATAG
- a CDS encoding AraC family transcriptional regulator, protein MLESTFCLCKSTKMTTDPFSDILKLTQARSLVTGGFTAGGPWAVRFPAPDKIKFFAVVKGKCWVRLEGEPEPVRFETGDVGLLSAPRWSILSSDLETEPIEAMDIFSRAGRSTTQLANGNEFAHVGGHVLLDPVSGPLLLDVLPPWIHIKAASPQAAVFSWLLDRLVEERAAGQPGSHLASAQLSQLLFIEILRAHVASSGPLNAGWLRALSDARIAPALRLMHESPARSWHLEDLAQACAMSRTTFASHFKAVAGVAPLTYLTNWRMRLAERALGDDATPVSVVAQTLGYASESAFSHAFKRITGRSPKAYRTALRLAGRPTIGRDLPSTSGSAIDLTLAVETLQQD, encoded by the coding sequence ATGCTTGAAAGTACGTTTTGCTTGTGCAAGAGTACGAAGATGACGACCGATCCGTTCTCCGACATCCTCAAACTGACGCAGGCTCGGAGCCTCGTCACCGGCGGGTTTACGGCTGGTGGGCCATGGGCAGTGCGCTTCCCCGCTCCCGACAAGATCAAGTTTTTTGCAGTTGTGAAAGGGAAGTGCTGGGTACGGCTCGAGGGCGAACCCGAGCCGGTGCGTTTCGAGACGGGCGATGTCGGGTTGCTCTCTGCTCCCCGCTGGTCGATCCTGTCGAGCGATCTGGAGACCGAACCGATTGAAGCGATGGATATCTTCTCTCGCGCCGGACGCTCGACCACGCAGCTAGCAAATGGGAACGAGTTCGCGCACGTCGGAGGACACGTATTGCTTGACCCCGTCAGCGGCCCGCTGCTGCTGGACGTCTTGCCTCCGTGGATCCATATCAAGGCCGCGTCGCCGCAAGCGGCGGTCTTCAGTTGGCTCCTCGACAGACTGGTGGAGGAGCGAGCGGCAGGGCAGCCCGGCTCGCATCTCGCGTCGGCGCAACTGTCGCAGCTGCTGTTCATCGAGATCCTGCGCGCACACGTGGCGAGCTCGGGGCCGCTGAACGCTGGATGGCTGCGCGCGTTGAGCGACGCACGCATCGCTCCTGCGCTCCGTTTGATGCATGAGAGTCCCGCACGGTCGTGGCATCTCGAAGATCTGGCCCAGGCCTGCGCTATGTCGCGAACAACATTTGCGTCTCACTTCAAAGCCGTCGCGGGCGTTGCACCACTGACTTATCTGACCAATTGGCGCATGCGATTGGCGGAACGCGCACTGGGAGACGACGCCACGCCGGTTTCGGTCGTCGCTCAGACACTGGGGTATGCGTCCGAGAGCGCGTTCAGCCACGCTTTCAAGCGCATCACGGGGAGATCGCCAAAGGCCTATCGGACTGCATTGCGTTTGGCAGGCAGGCCCACCATTGGGCGCGACCTACCGTCCACGAGCGGTAGCGCTATTGATCTCACGCTTGCAGTCGAGACGCTTCAGCAAGATTGA
- a CDS encoding SDR family NAD(P)-dependent oxidoreductase, translating into MTRSLKGKTALVTGASRGIGRAIAERLAKDGATVALAYNASKSGADEVIAAIESAGGSAFAVHADLVDPAAIPTLFERLDDEFTRRNGRKALDILVNNAGNSGWLGFKDATPESWDTLMAVYARAPFFIVQAALDRLADGGRIINISSAAATKPVTAAPVYSMAKAAINTLTHTLAIELGPRGITANAVAPGFTRTDANADFRQNPELVKAAEAQIALGRFGEPSEIAAVVAFLASDDGHWVTGQTIEASGGYKL; encoded by the coding sequence ATGACACGATCACTAAAGGGCAAAACAGCGCTCGTTACCGGCGCATCACGCGGCATTGGCCGCGCCATCGCTGAACGTCTTGCAAAGGATGGTGCGACAGTCGCGCTAGCCTACAACGCCAGCAAATCCGGCGCGGACGAGGTGATCGCGGCTATCGAGAGCGCGGGAGGCTCCGCGTTCGCGGTCCATGCGGATCTCGTTGATCCGGCGGCCATCCCGACTTTGTTCGAGAGACTCGACGACGAGTTCACCAGGCGCAACGGACGTAAAGCCCTCGACATTCTGGTCAACAACGCTGGCAATTCCGGCTGGCTTGGCTTCAAGGACGCAACGCCGGAGAGTTGGGACACTCTGATGGCGGTCTACGCCCGCGCGCCCTTCTTCATCGTTCAGGCCGCTCTCGATCGTCTCGCCGATGGTGGACGCATCATCAACATTTCTTCCGCTGCCGCCACGAAGCCCGTGACGGCTGCGCCCGTCTACTCGATGGCGAAAGCGGCCATCAACACGCTGACCCATACGCTCGCTATCGAGCTGGGGCCGCGTGGCATCACCGCGAACGCCGTCGCGCCTGGCTTCACGCGGACGGATGCGAACGCCGATTTTCGCCAGAACCCCGAACTCGTCAAGGCAGCCGAGGCCCAGATCGCGCTCGGCCGCTTTGGCGAGCCTTCGGAAATCGCCGCCGTCGTGGCGTTCCTGGCCTCCGATGACGGCCATTGGGTGACCGGCCAAACGATTGAAGCCAGCGGCGGTTACAAGCTCTGA
- a CDS encoding SDR family oxidoreductase, which yields MDQEMVLVTGGTGFIAQHCMLALLSQGYQIRTTFNLSREAEVRENLKTGGAEPGDLLSFVAADLGSDEGWAEAMRGCTYVIHCASSTPSGNYATQNDWNKPAVEGNLRVLRAARDAGVKRLVLTSAFGAVGCGHEPLNRPFNDNDWSNLQSDLAPYQRSKTLAEQAAWEFVKQEGNGLEMTAVNPTTVLGPALGPDYSHSIRMIKNMLEGQPGIPRLNSCFVDVRDVADLHVRAMLAPTADGERFLASAGESLWLADVARILRRRMGPAASKVSTRVLPNWLVRLGARKNPQLKAIAPLLGVNMNATSAKARARLGWKPRSAEDAIVATAESLVRLNLLGA from the coding sequence ATGGACCAGGAAATGGTACTCGTCACCGGCGGAACCGGGTTTATCGCTCAGCATTGCATGCTGGCTTTGCTGAGTCAGGGCTATCAGATCCGCACAACCTTCAACTTGTCGCGGGAAGCAGAAGTCCGGGAGAACCTGAAGACGGGCGGTGCAGAACCAGGAGATCTGTTGTCGTTCGTCGCGGCAGATCTCGGTTCCGACGAGGGATGGGCCGAGGCAATGCGCGGCTGTACCTATGTCATTCACTGCGCTTCTTCAACGCCGTCGGGCAACTACGCCACCCAGAACGACTGGAATAAGCCCGCTGTCGAAGGCAATCTGCGAGTCTTGCGGGCAGCGCGCGACGCAGGTGTGAAGCGCCTCGTGCTGACTTCTGCGTTCGGCGCTGTTGGCTGCGGCCACGAGCCACTCAACAGGCCTTTCAACGATAACGATTGGAGTAATCTGCAAAGCGACCTCGCGCCCTATCAACGGTCAAAGACACTCGCAGAGCAGGCTGCCTGGGAATTCGTGAAGCAGGAGGGCAACGGACTGGAGATGACTGCCGTCAATCCCACGACTGTTTTAGGTCCCGCCCTCGGCCCGGATTACTCGCATTCCATTCGAATGATCAAGAATATGCTGGAAGGCCAGCCCGGGATACCCAGGCTCAACTCGTGTTTTGTCGACGTACGCGATGTCGCCGACTTGCATGTGCGTGCCATGTTGGCGCCGACTGCCGATGGGGAGCGCTTTCTCGCGTCCGCGGGCGAAAGCCTGTGGTTGGCCGATGTCGCCAGGATTCTGCGCAGGCGCATGGGGCCGGCGGCCAGCAAGGTTTCGACGCGCGTGTTGCCCAACTGGCTCGTTCGACTCGGCGCGCGGAAGAACCCTCAGCTGAAGGCCATCGCACCTCTGCTGGGAGTCAACATGAACGCCACGAGCGCGAAGGCGAGAGCACGTCTCGGCTGGAAGCCGCGTTCGGCCGAGGACGCCATCGTTGCGACCGCCGAGAGCCTCGTCCGGCTGAATCTGCTCGGGGCTTAG
- a CDS encoding MFS transporter yields the protein MNTRAQQPDAIDVAATIDAQPVGAFQKRLMVLIALCVVVDGFDVQSMGFVAPALIASWQVSRAAMGPVFGASLVGMLIGSLAMGPLADRVGRRPVLLGCTAFVGAMMIATAFAGSLTHLLALRFVTGVGLGGIMGNAVALVSEYSPARKRATLTMWVSCGFTLGAAFGGVVSALLIPVAGWRAVFALGGVVPLLIAAVMAFTLPESMQFLIARGAPAARVGALLQRVAPSVRVAMHTRFAAPVRACTGSSVAALFADGRARVTLLAWGVNFMNLVNLFFLANWLPTIATDFGYGVADAAVIGTTLQVGGVIGTVAMGPLIDHWGFFRVLVPAYLVATVTILSVSHVAASLPMLLAIVAASGFAIVGGQPANNALSAALYPVTLRATGVGWSLGIGRAGSIVGPIVAGSLMQLHWSAQQLFYAAAIPALLSSLMLYAMSRDGRLMLTPKPSTEAA from the coding sequence ATGAACACGCGCGCGCAACAGCCGGACGCAATCGACGTCGCCGCCACCATCGACGCGCAGCCGGTCGGCGCGTTCCAGAAGCGGCTGATGGTATTGATCGCGCTGTGCGTGGTGGTCGACGGATTCGACGTGCAGTCGATGGGTTTCGTTGCGCCGGCGCTGATCGCATCGTGGCAGGTGTCGCGCGCGGCGATGGGGCCGGTGTTCGGCGCGAGCCTCGTCGGCATGCTGATCGGTTCACTGGCGATGGGGCCGCTTGCCGACCGCGTAGGCCGTCGCCCGGTGCTGCTCGGCTGCACGGCGTTCGTCGGCGCGATGATGATCGCCACCGCCTTCGCGGGTTCGCTCACACATCTGCTCGCGCTGCGTTTCGTGACGGGCGTCGGCCTCGGCGGGATCATGGGTAACGCGGTGGCGCTCGTCAGCGAGTACAGCCCGGCCCGCAAGCGCGCGACGTTGACCATGTGGGTGTCGTGCGGCTTCACGCTTGGCGCGGCGTTCGGCGGCGTCGTGTCGGCGCTGCTGATTCCCGTCGCCGGCTGGCGCGCGGTGTTTGCGCTCGGCGGCGTCGTGCCGCTTCTGATCGCCGCCGTCATGGCGTTCACGCTGCCGGAATCGATGCAGTTCCTGATCGCGCGCGGTGCGCCTGCCGCCCGGGTTGGCGCGCTGTTGCAGCGCGTCGCGCCTTCCGTGCGCGTGGCGATGCACACGCGTTTTGCCGCGCCCGTGCGCGCGTGTACGGGAAGCTCTGTCGCCGCGCTCTTCGCGGACGGCCGCGCGCGCGTCACGCTGCTCGCGTGGGGCGTCAATTTCATGAACCTGGTGAACCTGTTCTTTCTTGCGAACTGGCTGCCGACCATCGCAACCGACTTCGGCTATGGCGTCGCCGACGCCGCCGTCATCGGCACGACGCTGCAGGTCGGCGGCGTGATCGGCACGGTCGCCATGGGACCGTTGATCGACCACTGGGGTTTCTTTCGCGTGCTCGTGCCGGCTTATCTCGTCGCGACCGTGACGATCCTCTCGGTCAGTCACGTCGCCGCTTCGCTGCCGATGCTGCTGGCCATCGTCGCGGCGAGCGGCTTTGCGATCGTCGGCGGACAGCCGGCGAACAATGCGCTGTCGGCCGCGCTTTATCCCGTGACGCTGCGCGCGACGGGCGTCGGCTGGTCTCTCGGCATTGGCCGTGCCGGGTCGATCGTCGGGCCGATCGTCGCGGGCTCGCTGATGCAACTGCACTGGAGCGCGCAGCAACTCTTCTACGCGGCAGCCATTCCCGCGCTGCTGTCGTCGCTGATGTTGTACGCCATGTCGCGCGACGGGCGCCTCATGCTGACGCCCAAGCCATCGACGGAAGCCGCCTGA
- a CDS encoding MarR family winged helix-turn-helix transcriptional regulator, with protein MKKPNPPLIEHDLERAIPYLVARAGSRMGSSFSKVLRDYGLSLSEWRVCASLGHRPHQRLSELVERACVDMSALSRIVDRLIAQGLVLREKSSADGRAVQLSLTAEGARLTRKIVPLAKHFEVTALNCFSQVEIDFLRDLLERLYANAESLEHFTGLPVETSADSNQQPVRSRVRR; from the coding sequence ATGAAGAAGCCGAACCCGCCGCTCATCGAGCATGATCTGGAACGCGCTATTCCGTACCTGGTTGCGCGCGCGGGCAGTCGGATGGGCAGTTCATTTTCGAAAGTGCTGCGCGACTACGGCCTGTCGCTTAGCGAATGGCGCGTGTGCGCGTCGCTTGGGCATCGTCCGCATCAACGGCTGTCGGAACTGGTCGAACGCGCTTGCGTCGACATGTCCGCGCTTTCGCGTATCGTCGATCGCCTCATCGCGCAAGGCCTGGTGTTGCGCGAAAAAAGTTCGGCGGATGGACGCGCCGTGCAGCTCTCGCTTACCGCCGAAGGCGCGAGGTTGACGCGCAAAATCGTGCCGCTTGCGAAGCACTTCGAAGTCACGGCGCTGAACTGCTTCAGTCAGGTGGAAATCGACTTCCTGCGCGATCTGCTGGAGCGCCTGTACGCGAACGCAGAGTCGCTCGAACATTTCACCGGGCTTCCGGTGGAAACGTCTGCAGACTCGAACCAGCAGCCCGTTCGTTCTCGCGTACGCCGCTGA
- a CDS encoding NADPH-dependent F420 reductase: MKYAIIGFGKIGHALAKAFARNGIEVVVATTRAPESFAADAAAIGPTIVPNTLAEAVKADVIFLAVRFESHPEVAKALPDWKGKTVVDAMNTQAPLEELGGVPSSAYVARVFAGARVVKGFNHLVAAVLGQNPAVHGGRRVVFLASDDGGAAAEMGTLAEQLGFAPIQLGGLSEGGLLVHARGKSWSHLIFKDLIAFDR, from the coding sequence ATGAAATACGCGATCATTGGCTTCGGCAAGATCGGCCACGCACTTGCCAAGGCGTTCGCCCGCAACGGCATCGAAGTGGTCGTTGCAACCACGCGCGCCCCGGAAAGCTTTGCAGCCGACGCGGCCGCGATCGGACCCACGATTGTTCCCAATACCCTCGCGGAAGCCGTCAAGGCGGACGTCATCTTCTTGGCAGTCCGTTTTGAGTCGCACCCGGAGGTCGCAAAAGCACTGCCCGACTGGAAGGGGAAGACTGTTGTCGACGCGATGAACACGCAGGCCCCGCTCGAGGAGTTGGGCGGTGTCCCGTCCTCCGCTTACGTCGCGAGGGTGTTTGCCGGAGCGAGGGTGGTGAAAGGCTTCAACCATCTGGTCGCTGCCGTCCTCGGCCAGAACCCGGCCGTACACGGTGGCAGAAGGGTCGTGTTCCTCGCGAGCGACGATGGCGGCGCTGCAGCGGAGATGGGTACGCTTGCGGAACAGCTCGGATTCGCGCCTATCCAGCTCGGCGGGCTTTCTGAGGGCGGACTGCTTGTGCATGCGCGCGGGAAAAGCTGGAGTCACCTGATCTTCAAGGACTTGATCGCGTTCGACCGATGA
- a CDS encoding sensor histidine kinase translates to MTLSDFIESNLAPLVEDWTAFARQLTPADGQLNDEQLRNSARALLTGIAADMREPQTAAQQQTKSYGHRPSPDSHFNQIGRVHADDRRAHGFEINALVAEYRALRASVLRRWQQTCQFDAAAFEEMIRFNEAVDQMVAESVQQFAKTTERIRDLFAGVLAHDLRSPVGAIVNSTYVVLKDENLSPTSVRAAANLRHSAERVKMMVDDLFVFTRTRLGDALPVDPAQHDLERICHGAVDEVCATHPDSHIRVEARGELIGTCDGARMNQLVVNLVANAVQHGSGPVRVEVEGDGERIKIAVSSGGQPIPPDALPTLFDPLTRAAPSRERKRASPGMGLGLYICRCIAHAHRGTITVASDERATVFTVDIPRFAVPNR, encoded by the coding sequence ATGACTCTGTCGGACTTCATCGAAAGCAACCTGGCCCCGCTCGTCGAAGACTGGACGGCATTTGCGCGCCAACTGACCCCCGCGGACGGCCAGCTCAACGACGAGCAATTGCGAAACTCAGCGCGCGCGCTCCTGACCGGGATTGCAGCCGACATGCGGGAACCGCAGACTGCAGCGCAGCAACAGACCAAATCCTACGGCCATCGCCCAAGCCCGGATTCGCACTTCAACCAGATTGGTCGCGTACACGCCGACGACCGGCGCGCGCACGGCTTCGAGATCAATGCCCTGGTGGCGGAATATCGTGCGTTGCGGGCAAGTGTCCTGCGCAGATGGCAACAGACCTGCCAGTTCGACGCAGCGGCATTTGAGGAGATGATCCGTTTCAATGAGGCAGTGGATCAGATGGTTGCTGAGTCGGTTCAGCAGTTCGCGAAGACGACAGAGCGTATCAGGGATCTGTTCGCGGGTGTCCTTGCACACGATCTGCGCTCGCCAGTGGGCGCGATCGTCAACTCGACCTACGTGGTTCTGAAGGACGAGAACCTGTCGCCGACCAGCGTTCGGGCGGCTGCGAACCTGCGACACAGCGCGGAGCGCGTGAAAATGATGGTTGACGATCTTTTCGTCTTCACGCGTACACGCCTCGGGGACGCGCTTCCCGTTGATCCCGCCCAGCACGATCTCGAGCGCATCTGCCACGGCGCGGTCGACGAGGTGTGCGCCACGCATCCCGACTCACACATCAGGGTGGAAGCCCGAGGTGAGCTCATCGGCACGTGCGACGGCGCACGCATGAACCAGCTCGTCGTCAACCTGGTCGCAAACGCCGTTCAGCATGGCTCTGGGCCTGTCCGCGTCGAAGTGGAGGGCGATGGCGAGCGCATAAAGATCGCTGTCTCAAGTGGAGGGCAACCGATACCGCCCGACGCACTGCCCACCCTCTTCGATCCGTTGACGCGCGCAGCGCCTTCGCGGGAACGCAAGCGCGCTTCGCCCGGCATGGGGCTTGGCCTGTATATCTGCCGGTGCATTGCGCACGCCCACCGCGGCACGATTACGGTTGCATCTGATGAGCGCGCAACGGTTTTCACGGTGGACATCCCGCGGTTCGCCGTGCCGAACCGCTGA